In a genomic window of Mycolicibacter heraklionensis:
- the ppsA gene encoding phosphoenolpyruvate synthase — protein sequence MSTHLETRSCVRDFATLRSADADEAGGKGANLGELVAAGLPVPPGFVLLRSGYLTSLQAAGVDGEIARLHRAALVQVDDSDQLTELCHKMQQLVAVAGIAEPVRAELVEAYRRLGPQCGVAVRSSATGEDGRDASFAGMNASITNVTGEEAVVDAVLRCWASLFSPRVVTYRASRGFTADPAMAVVVQQMVAAERSGVAFTNNPGTGAPDQVVIEAAVGQGEVVVSGKVQPDTYVVDKQTLAVLDTRVGHQAFKIERGPDGHDVTVALEPDQADARVLDDATVSRIAELAVAVEDHHGCPQDVEWAIESGRVWLVQARPITTVGGHRADAAPTAGILLRGLPAAPGSATGRVRILRSPSDGDQLRDGEILAAPMTNPDWLPTLRRAAALVTEAGGMTCHAAIVARELGVPCVVGTGNATTVLQNGQSVTVDGSQGLVTSGVESAVRVSAPSAPPPQVGGGGEVTGTKIYVNLAMADSAEAVAAQDVDGVGLLRAEFMLTEALSGRHPRDLIAHGEQATLVDAMVTSLSRIAAPFGTRPVVYRATDFRTNEFRGLRGGEAYEPVEHNPMIGYRGCYRYVREPDVFAPELQALARAREQHPNLHLMIPFVRTRWELESCLALVDASPLGSQRGLHRWVMAEVPSVVYWLPEYIGLGIDGVSIGSNDLTQLILGVDRDSEVCAELFDESDPAVLDAIARIIEVARMHGVTSSLCGQAPSTDPAFAEHLVRMGITSVSVNPDAAAAARRAVAAAERRLLLDSARGDR from the coding sequence ATGTCGACCCACCTCGAAACCCGCAGCTGTGTCCGGGACTTCGCAACCCTACGGTCAGCCGACGCCGATGAGGCCGGCGGAAAAGGAGCCAACCTGGGGGAGCTGGTGGCGGCCGGGCTTCCGGTCCCGCCGGGCTTCGTGCTGCTGCGCAGCGGCTACCTGACGTCGCTGCAGGCCGCCGGCGTTGACGGCGAAATTGCGCGGCTGCATCGCGCGGCGCTGGTCCAGGTCGACGACAGCGACCAACTGACCGAACTGTGCCACAAGATGCAGCAGCTGGTGGCCGTAGCGGGCATCGCAGAGCCGGTTCGTGCCGAGTTGGTCGAGGCCTACCGTCGGCTGGGACCGCAATGCGGTGTCGCGGTGCGCTCCTCGGCGACCGGCGAAGACGGCCGGGACGCGTCGTTCGCCGGGATGAACGCGAGCATCACCAACGTGACCGGCGAGGAAGCTGTCGTCGATGCGGTGCTGCGCTGTTGGGCCTCGCTGTTCAGCCCTCGGGTGGTCACTTACCGGGCCAGCCGAGGGTTCACCGCCGACCCCGCGATGGCGGTGGTGGTGCAACAGATGGTCGCGGCCGAACGATCCGGCGTCGCGTTCACCAACAACCCTGGCACCGGAGCACCCGATCAGGTAGTGATCGAGGCCGCGGTCGGGCAGGGCGAAGTGGTGGTGTCTGGAAAGGTCCAGCCCGACACCTACGTCGTCGACAAGCAGACCCTGGCGGTGCTGGACACCAGAGTCGGCCACCAGGCGTTCAAGATCGAGCGCGGTCCCGACGGCCACGACGTCACGGTGGCGCTGGAGCCCGACCAGGCCGACGCCCGTGTCCTCGATGACGCGACGGTGAGTCGCATCGCCGAACTCGCCGTAGCGGTGGAGGACCACCACGGCTGCCCCCAGGATGTGGAGTGGGCGATCGAGTCCGGCCGGGTCTGGCTGGTTCAGGCCCGGCCGATCACGACGGTCGGCGGCCACCGGGCCGACGCCGCGCCGACAGCGGGAATCCTGCTGCGCGGTCTGCCTGCGGCTCCGGGTTCGGCCACCGGCCGGGTGCGCATCCTGCGTTCTCCGAGCGACGGCGACCAGCTGCGCGACGGCGAGATCCTGGCGGCCCCGATGACCAACCCGGACTGGCTGCCGACGCTGCGCCGGGCCGCTGCATTGGTGACCGAGGCCGGCGGCATGACCTGCCACGCCGCGATCGTGGCGCGCGAGCTGGGGGTGCCGTGCGTGGTCGGAACCGGCAACGCCACCACCGTGTTGCAGAACGGCCAGTCGGTGACCGTCGACGGCAGCCAGGGACTGGTCACCTCCGGCGTTGAGTCCGCGGTACGCGTGTCAGCGCCCTCGGCGCCGCCGCCGCAGGTTGGCGGCGGTGGTGAGGTCACCGGCACGAAGATCTACGTGAACCTCGCGATGGCCGACTCGGCCGAAGCCGTCGCCGCGCAGGATGTGGACGGCGTCGGTCTGTTGCGCGCCGAATTCATGCTCACCGAAGCGCTTTCCGGCCGACACCCGCGCGACCTGATCGCCCACGGCGAGCAGGCCACGCTGGTCGACGCGATGGTGACCTCCCTGAGCCGGATCGCCGCGCCGTTCGGCACCCGGCCGGTCGTCTACCGCGCCACCGACTTTCGCACCAACGAGTTCCGCGGACTGCGCGGCGGCGAGGCCTACGAGCCGGTGGAGCACAATCCGATGATCGGCTACCGGGGCTGCTACCGCTACGTGCGTGAACCCGATGTCTTCGCCCCGGAGCTCCAAGCGCTGGCCCGGGCCCGCGAACAGCACCCGAACCTGCACCTGATGATTCCGTTCGTGCGGACCCGCTGGGAATTGGAATCGTGCCTGGCGCTGGTGGATGCCAGCCCGCTGGGATCGCAGCGCGGTCTGCACCGATGGGTGATGGCCGAGGTGCCGTCGGTGGTGTACTGGCTGCCCGAGTACATCGGGCTGGGCATCGACGGCGTCTCCATCGGCAGCAACGACCTGACCCAACTGATCCTCGGGGTCGACCGCGACTCGGAGGTCTGCGCGGAACTGTTCGACGAGTCCGACCCGGCGGTGCTCGACGCGATCGCGCGGATCATCGAGGTGGCCCGGATGCACGGCGTCACGTCATCGCTGTGCGGCCAGGCGCCGTCCACCGACCCGGCGTTCGCCGAGCACCTGGTCCGGATGGGGATCACCTCGGTGTCGGTGAA
- a CDS encoding universal stress protein: protein MSGTTAGSGIIVGVDGSPASREAIRWAVREAKLRNVALSIVHAVPPVPHAAVEFVSAAGLDAVQQERVAEGQRVISDAIDLARAAEAETPGRPLDVSGEVIEGPAVPTLVDLSKAARLMVVGPRGLGMIGEILLGSVTTELVRHAHCPVAVIHGRAATAAQPNRLPVVVGIDGSPTSALATEIAFDEASWRGVDLIAVHASVDGSALALPDAEWAALTGGSEAVLAECLAGFQERYPDVTVHRLLVLDRPARHLIDHSKSAQLVVVGSHGRGGFAGMLLGSVSNAVVHASQTPVIVARAG, encoded by the coding sequence ATGTCTGGTACCACAGCGGGTTCCGGAATTATTGTCGGGGTCGACGGATCGCCGGCCTCGCGTGAGGCCATCCGGTGGGCCGTCCGCGAGGCGAAGCTGCGCAATGTCGCGCTGAGCATCGTGCACGCAGTTCCGCCGGTGCCCCACGCCGCGGTGGAGTTCGTCTCCGCCGCCGGCCTGGACGCTGTGCAACAGGAGCGGGTCGCCGAGGGACAGCGGGTGATCTCCGACGCGATCGACCTCGCCCGGGCTGCGGAGGCCGAAACTCCTGGCCGCCCGCTGGATGTCAGCGGTGAGGTGATCGAGGGCCCTGCGGTGCCGACCCTGGTGGACCTGTCCAAAGCGGCGCGCCTGATGGTGGTCGGCCCGCGTGGTCTGGGCATGATCGGTGAGATCCTGCTCGGATCGGTCACTACGGAGTTGGTGCGCCATGCGCACTGCCCGGTCGCAGTCATCCACGGCCGGGCGGCCACCGCGGCCCAGCCGAACCGGCTGCCGGTGGTCGTGGGGATCGACGGATCCCCGACGTCCGCGCTCGCCACCGAGATCGCTTTCGACGAGGCGTCATGGCGTGGCGTGGACTTGATCGCCGTGCACGCCAGCGTGGACGGGTCCGCGCTGGCACTTCCCGATGCGGAGTGGGCTGCGTTGACGGGCGGCTCCGAGGCAGTACTGGCGGAATGCCTGGCCGGCTTCCAGGAGCGCTACCCAGACGTGACGGTACATCGCCTACTGGTACTCGACCGCCCGGCCAGGCACCTCATCGATCATTCCAAGTCGGCGCAGCTGGTCGTCGTCGGCAGCCATGGCCGGGGTGGTTTCGCGGGGATGCTACTGGGCTCGGTGAGCAACGCCGTGGTCCACGCGTCCCAGACGCCGGTGATCGTGGCGCGGGCGGGCTGA
- the tpiA gene encoding triose-phosphate isomerase, with the protein MSRKPLIAGNWKMNLNHFEAIALVQKVAFALPDKYFDKVDVTVLPPFTDLRSVQTLVDGDKLRLTFGAQDLSQHDAGAYTGEVSGAFLAKLGCTFVVVGHSERRSYHGEDDALVAAKAAAALKHGLTPIICIGEHLEIREAGNHVEYCLEQLRGSVAGLSAEQIGASVIAYEPVWAIGTGRVASAADAQEVCAAVRGELGKLASPKIADTIRVLYGGSVNAKNVGELIGQPDVDGGLVGGASLDGEQFAMLAALAAGGPLP; encoded by the coding sequence ATGAGTCGTAAGCCGCTGATCGCCGGCAACTGGAAGATGAACCTGAACCACTTCGAGGCGATCGCACTGGTGCAGAAGGTGGCTTTCGCGCTGCCGGACAAGTACTTCGACAAGGTCGATGTCACGGTGCTGCCGCCGTTCACCGACCTGCGCAGCGTGCAGACCCTGGTCGACGGGGACAAGCTCCGGCTGACCTTCGGCGCCCAGGACCTGTCGCAGCACGACGCGGGCGCCTACACCGGGGAGGTCAGCGGCGCGTTCCTGGCCAAACTGGGCTGCACCTTCGTCGTCGTCGGGCACTCCGAACGGCGCAGTTACCACGGTGAGGACGACGCGCTGGTCGCCGCGAAGGCCGCCGCCGCCCTCAAGCACGGCCTGACCCCGATCATCTGCATCGGCGAGCACCTGGAGATCCGGGAAGCCGGCAACCACGTCGAGTACTGCCTGGAGCAGTTGCGCGGCTCGGTGGCCGGGCTGAGCGCCGAGCAGATCGGCGCGAGCGTGATCGCCTACGAGCCGGTGTGGGCGATCGGCACCGGCCGGGTGGCCAGCGCGGCCGACGCACAGGAGGTGTGCGCGGCCGTACGCGGCGAACTGGGCAAGCTCGCCTCGCCCAAGATCGCCGACACCATCCGGGTGCTCTACGGCGGTTCGGTCAACGCCAAGAACGTCGGCGAACTCATCGGCCAGCCCGATGTGGACGGCGGCCTGGTGGGCGGCGCGTCGCTCGACGGTGAGCAGTTCGCGATGCTGGCGGCGCTGGCCGCCGGCGGGCCGTTGCCGTGA
- the secG gene encoding preprotein translocase subunit SecG has product MILTLQILLVITSLLVILLVLLHRAKGGGLSTLFGGGVQSSLSGSTVVEKNLDRLTYFVIAIWLISIIAVGLLIKYS; this is encoded by the coding sequence ATGATCTTGACGCTGCAGATTCTCTTGGTGATCACCAGCCTGCTGGTGATCCTGCTGGTGCTGCTGCACCGCGCCAAGGGCGGCGGCCTGTCGACCCTGTTCGGCGGCGGCGTGCAGTCCAGCCTGTCCGGCTCCACCGTGGTCGAGAAGAACCTGGACCGGTTGACCTACTTCGTCATCGCCATCTGGTTGATCTCGATCATCGCGGTGGGCCTGCTGATCAAGTACAGCTGA
- a CDS encoding phosphoglycerate kinase codes for MAVKSVQDLIAEGVTGRGVLVRSDLNVPLDDGKITDLGRITASVPTLRALVDAGAKVVVTAHLGRPKGGPDPKLSLAPVAAALGEQLGRHVQLAGDVVGTDALARAEGLTDGDVLLLENIRFDPRETSKDDNERLALARALAELVAAPDGSPGAFVSDGFGVVHRKQASVYDIATLLPSYAGTLVAAEIQVLQQLTESTERPYAVVLGGSKVSDKLGVIKSLATKADSIVIGGGMCFTFLAAQGLQVGTSLLEADMVDTCRQLLDDYADVLRLPVDIVVADKFDADATPRAVAADRIPDDMMGLDIGGDSVIRFATLLSNAKTIFWNGPMGVFEFPAFASGTKGIAEAIASATRKGAFSVVGGGDSAAAVRALGLPEDGFSHISTGGGASLEYLEGKPLPGLQVLETGGSS; via the coding sequence GTGGCCGTCAAGTCAGTCCAAGACCTGATCGCCGAGGGTGTAACGGGGCGGGGCGTGCTGGTGCGCTCCGACCTGAATGTCCCGCTCGACGATGGAAAGATCACCGACCTGGGCCGGATCACCGCGTCGGTGCCCACGCTGCGCGCGTTGGTCGACGCCGGCGCCAAGGTCGTGGTGACCGCGCACCTGGGCCGCCCCAAGGGCGGTCCGGACCCCAAACTGTCGCTGGCGCCGGTCGCGGCCGCGCTCGGCGAGCAGTTGGGCCGGCACGTCCAGCTGGCCGGTGACGTGGTCGGCACCGATGCCCTGGCCCGCGCCGAAGGCCTGACCGACGGCGACGTGCTGCTGCTGGAGAACATCCGCTTCGACCCGCGGGAGACCAGCAAGGACGACAACGAACGCCTGGCTCTGGCCCGGGCACTGGCCGAGCTGGTCGCCGCGCCGGACGGTTCGCCGGGGGCCTTCGTCTCCGACGGATTCGGTGTGGTGCACCGCAAGCAGGCCTCCGTCTACGACATCGCCACGCTGCTTCCGTCGTACGCCGGGACGCTGGTCGCCGCGGAAATCCAGGTGTTGCAGCAGCTGACCGAGTCGACGGAGCGGCCTTATGCGGTGGTGCTGGGCGGGTCGAAGGTCTCCGACAAGCTGGGCGTGATCAAGTCGCTGGCGACCAAGGCCGACAGCATCGTGATCGGCGGCGGCATGTGCTTCACCTTCCTGGCGGCCCAAGGCCTTCAGGTCGGGACCTCGCTGCTGGAGGCCGACATGGTGGACACCTGCCGGCAACTGCTCGATGACTACGCCGATGTGCTGCGGCTGCCGGTGGACATCGTCGTCGCCGATAAGTTCGACGCCGACGCCACGCCGCGAGCAGTGGCGGCCGATCGGATTCCCGACGACATGATGGGCCTGGACATCGGGGGCGACTCGGTGATCCGGTTCGCCACGCTGTTGTCCAACGCCAAGACCATCTTCTGGAACGGCCCGATGGGTGTTTTCGAGTTCCCCGCGTTCGCCTCCGGCACCAAAGGCATCGCCGAAGCGATCGCGAGCGCGACCCGCAAGGGCGCCTTCAGCGTGGTCGGCGGGGGTGACTCCGCTGCCGCGGTACGCGCGCTGGGCCTGCCGGAGGACGGCTTCTCGCATATCTCCACCGGCGGCGGGGCGTCCCTGGAATACCTTGAGGGCAAACCACTGCCAGGCCTACAGGTACTGGAAACCGGAGGGTCGTCATGA
- the gap gene encoding type I glyceraldehyde-3-phosphate dehydrogenase, whose product MTVRVGVNGFGRIGRNFFRALDAQKALGNNTDIEIVAVNDLTDNASLAHLLKFDSILGRLPHDVSLEGDDTIVVGNTKIKALEVKEGPAALPWGDLGVDVVVESTGIFTNAAKAKGHLDAGAKKVIISAPATDEDITIVLGVNDDKYDGSQNIISNASCTTNCLGPLAKVLNDEFGIVKGLMTTIHAYTQDQNLQDGPHSDLRRARAAAINIVPTGTGAAKAIGLVLPELKGKLDGYALRVPIPTGSVTDLTAELSKSASVADINAAMKAAAEGPMKGILKYYDAPIVSSDIVTDPHSSLFDSGLTKVIDDQAKVVSWYDNEWGYSNRLVDLIALVGKSL is encoded by the coding sequence GTGACGGTCCGGGTAGGCGTGAACGGCTTCGGCCGCATCGGGCGGAACTTCTTCAGGGCATTGGACGCGCAGAAAGCCCTGGGCAACAACACCGACATCGAGATCGTCGCGGTCAACGACCTGACCGACAACGCCAGCCTGGCGCACCTGCTGAAGTTCGACTCCATCCTGGGCCGGCTGCCCCACGACGTCAGCCTTGAAGGCGACGACACCATCGTCGTCGGCAACACCAAGATCAAGGCCCTGGAGGTCAAGGAAGGCCCGGCGGCCCTGCCCTGGGGCGACCTCGGTGTCGACGTCGTCGTCGAGTCCACTGGTATCTTCACCAACGCCGCTAAGGCCAAGGGTCACCTGGACGCCGGCGCCAAGAAGGTCATCATCTCTGCGCCGGCCACCGATGAGGACATCACCATCGTGCTGGGCGTCAACGACGACAAGTACGACGGCAGCCAGAACATCATCTCCAACGCGTCGTGCACCACGAACTGCCTCGGCCCGCTGGCCAAGGTGCTCAACGACGAGTTCGGCATCGTCAAGGGCCTGATGACCACCATCCACGCCTACACCCAGGACCAGAACCTGCAGGACGGCCCGCACAGCGACCTGCGTCGCGCCCGCGCCGCCGCGATCAACATCGTGCCCACCGGTACCGGCGCCGCCAAGGCGATCGGGCTGGTGCTGCCCGAGCTGAAGGGCAAGCTGGACGGTTACGCGCTGCGGGTGCCGATCCCCACCGGCTCGGTCACCGACCTGACCGCGGAGTTGAGCAAGTCGGCGTCGGTCGCGGACATCAACGCCGCCATGAAGGCCGCCGCCGAGGGGCCGATGAAGGGCATCCTGAAGTACTACGACGCCCCGATCGTGTCGAGCGACATCGTCACCGACCCGCACAGCTCGCTGTTCGACTCGGGCCTGACCAAGGTGATCGACGACCAGGCCAAGGTGGTCTCCTGGTACGACAACGAGTGGGGCTACTCCAACCGGCTGGTCGACCTGATCGCCCTCGTCGGCAAGTCGCTGTAA
- a CDS encoding erythromycin esterase family protein: MTETTDVRSPRARRLFRDRREAGRVLAGLLTAYRGRDDVIVLGLARGGIPVAWEVAAALGAPLDAFIVRKLGAPGHEEFAAGALASGGRVVLNDDVVRGLRISPQQLRDIAEREGRELARRESVYRDGRPPVAVAGKTVILVDDGLATGASMLAAVQALRDAEPAHIVIAVPAAPESTCREFAGLVDDVVCATMPTPFRAVGESFWDFSQVSDEEVRTLLATPATRGEPGPTAVEAIRGAAIDAPAGVPPRAMLEELIGDARIVLIGESSHGTHEFYAARAEITRWLIEEKGFCAVAAEADWPDAYRVNRYVRGLGEDTDADAALSGFERFPAWMWRNTVVRDFVDWLRAHNERSGSPGRQAGFYGLDLYSLHRSMQAVISYLETMDPAAATRARRRYACFDHTGADDGQAYGYGAAFGAGPSCEREAIEQLVELQRNALSYAQRDGLTVADALFDALQNAHTVHNAEVYYRSMFSGRVTSWNLRDQHMAETLDALLAHLDHRIDAPGAPPARIVVWAHNSHVGDARATEMSGDGQLTLGQLVRQRYGDAARLMGFSTYSGTVTAASEWGGPAEHKVVRPALNGSIEELLHATGKAEFAVSTLAPSEATAALGAVRLNRAIGVIYQPATERQSHYFHARPADQFDAIIHIGTTRALEPLEVTSLWVSGQNPETYPSGL; this comes from the coding sequence ATGACCGAGACAACGGATGTCAGAAGCCCACGGGCGCGGCGACTGTTTCGCGACCGTCGCGAAGCCGGACGTGTGCTGGCCGGACTCTTGACGGCCTACCGGGGCCGCGACGACGTGATCGTGCTCGGTCTGGCGCGGGGAGGCATCCCGGTGGCCTGGGAGGTCGCGGCCGCACTCGGGGCGCCGTTGGACGCCTTCATCGTTCGCAAACTGGGTGCGCCCGGCCACGAAGAGTTCGCGGCGGGAGCGCTCGCCAGCGGCGGCCGGGTGGTGCTCAACGACGACGTGGTGCGCGGTCTGCGGATCAGCCCCCAGCAGCTGCGTGACATCGCTGAGCGGGAAGGCCGTGAGCTGGCCCGGCGCGAGTCGGTCTACCGGGACGGGCGGCCGCCGGTAGCCGTTGCCGGTAAGACCGTCATCCTGGTCGACGACGGGCTGGCCACCGGCGCCAGCATGCTCGCGGCCGTGCAGGCGCTGCGGGACGCCGAGCCCGCACACATCGTGATCGCCGTTCCGGCGGCTCCCGAATCGACCTGCCGGGAATTCGCCGGTCTGGTCGACGACGTGGTGTGCGCCACCATGCCCACCCCGTTTCGTGCGGTCGGCGAGTCGTTCTGGGACTTCAGCCAGGTCAGCGACGAGGAGGTCCGCACGCTGTTGGCCACCCCGGCCACCCGCGGGGAGCCGGGGCCCACCGCGGTCGAGGCGATTCGCGGGGCCGCGATCGATGCCCCGGCCGGTGTCCCGCCGCGGGCGATGTTGGAGGAGCTGATCGGCGACGCCCGCATCGTGCTGATCGGTGAGAGCTCGCACGGCACGCACGAGTTCTACGCGGCACGCGCGGAGATCACCCGATGGCTGATCGAGGAAAAGGGGTTCTGTGCCGTTGCCGCCGAGGCGGACTGGCCGGACGCCTACCGGGTCAACCGCTATGTTCGCGGCTTGGGGGAGGACACCGACGCCGATGCGGCGCTGAGCGGATTCGAGCGTTTCCCGGCGTGGATGTGGCGCAACACCGTGGTCCGTGACTTCGTCGACTGGCTGCGCGCCCACAATGAGCGCTCCGGATCCCCCGGCCGGCAAGCCGGATTCTACGGATTGGACCTCTACAGCCTGCACCGTTCGATGCAGGCGGTGATCAGCTACCTGGAGACGATGGACCCGGCCGCGGCGACCCGCGCGCGACGCCGCTACGCGTGTTTCGACCACACCGGCGCCGACGACGGTCAGGCCTACGGATATGGTGCGGCGTTCGGCGCTGGACCGTCCTGTGAGCGGGAGGCAATCGAGCAACTGGTCGAGTTGCAGCGCAACGCACTGAGCTACGCCCAACGTGACGGACTGACCGTTGCGGACGCGCTCTTCGACGCCCTGCAGAACGCGCACACCGTCCACAACGCCGAGGTGTACTACCGATCGATGTTCAGCGGTCGGGTCACCTCGTGGAACCTACGCGACCAGCACATGGCGGAGACCTTGGACGCGCTACTGGCCCACCTCGACCATCGTATCGACGCCCCCGGTGCACCGCCCGCCCGAATCGTGGTGTGGGCCCACAATTCTCATGTCGGTGACGCCAGGGCGACCGAGATGTCCGGCGACGGCCAGCTCACACTCGGTCAGTTGGTGCGCCAGCGGTACGGCGATGCGGCGCGGCTCATGGGCTTCAGCACCTACAGCGGCACCGTCACCGCCGCCAGCGAGTGGGGCGGGCCCGCCGAACACAAGGTCGTGCGGCCGGCGTTGAACGGCAGCATCGAAGAGCTCTTGCACGCCACCGGCAAAGCGGAGTTCGCCGTGTCGACGCTCGCCCCGTCCGAGGCGACCGCCGCGCTCGGCGCCGTCCGGTTGAACCGCGCCATCGGCGTGATCTACCAGCCCGCCACCGAACGACAGAGCCACTACTTCCACGCCAGGCCCGCCGACCAGTTCGATGCGATCATTCATATCGGCACCACCCGCGCCCTGGAACCTCTAGAGGTCACGAGCCTTTGGGTTTCCGGGCAGAACCCGGAAACCTATCCGAGCGGCCTGTAG
- a CDS encoding Hsp20/alpha crystallin family protein, with amino-acid sequence MNDLQTRRQPRSLLPELSELFSGFPSWAGRWPVLEGNLIRLEDQMEEGHYVVRAELPGIDPAKDVDVTVHDGQLTIKAERTESKEVKGRSEFSYGSFVRSVTLPAGADEDDIKASYDKGILTVSVAVSEPATPAEKHIKVQATS; translated from the coding sequence ATGAACGACCTGCAAACCCGGCGGCAGCCACGGTCGCTGCTCCCGGAGTTGTCCGAACTGTTCAGCGGGTTCCCGTCCTGGGCCGGGCGCTGGCCCGTGCTGGAAGGGAACCTGATTCGGCTGGAAGACCAGATGGAGGAGGGCCACTACGTGGTGCGCGCCGAGCTGCCTGGCATCGATCCGGCCAAGGACGTCGACGTCACCGTGCATGACGGTCAGCTGACCATCAAGGCCGAGCGCACCGAGAGCAAAGAGGTCAAGGGCCGCTCGGAGTTCTCCTACGGCTCCTTCGTCCGGTCGGTCACGCTGCCGGCGGGCGCCGACGAGGACGACATCAAAGCCAGCTACGACAAAGGCATCCTGACCGTTTCGGTGGCGGTCAGCGAGCCGGCGACCCCAGCCGAAAAGCACATCAAGGTACAGGCCACCAGCTGA
- a CDS encoding DUF3556 domain-containing protein, whose protein sequence is MGFIKPSVPDVDPETWRATPWATRVQVCSRHWAEQGFGTPSGVYLIYLLKIVAYAVGAAAVIALTPGLGELGRIADWWTQPIVYQKLVVFSLLFEILGLGCGSGPLTARFWPPIGGVLYWLRPNTIRLPPWPGKVPLTRGDTRTVVDVALYAAVLGSGIWALLSPGQGDPGPAGLLDPLLVAPMIVALVLPGLRDKTIFLAARAEHYGLTLLVFFFPYVDQMAAFKLIVLGLWWGAATSKLNHHFPYVVAVMTSNNALLRSKIFTGLKHRMYRDHINDLRPTRIPQLMAHVGGTTAEFVVPALLVLVAGDHPWRWFLIAFMVIFHLNILSNLPMGVPLEWNVFFLFSLFFLFGQHPEVSVYDLRSPLLMAILFTGLIVIPVAGNMFPQQISFLPAMRYYAGNWAASFWCFRDGAEDIVEANVVKSSALVISQLAKFYDQATADLVADKVPGAFRAMHLQGRALNGLLPRALNGEANVADYNIRDGEIIAGPLIGWNFGEGHLHNEQLLAAVQRRCHFAEGDLRVIVLEGQPIHRREQAYRIVDAKSGLIEAGYVAVADMLSRQPWPEPGDEFPVRRTEGPVGRITH, encoded by the coding sequence ATGGGGTTCATCAAACCGTCGGTTCCCGATGTCGACCCCGAAACGTGGCGCGCCACCCCGTGGGCGACCCGGGTCCAGGTCTGCAGCAGGCACTGGGCCGAACAGGGTTTCGGCACCCCGTCGGGGGTCTACCTGATCTATCTGCTCAAGATCGTGGCCTACGCCGTAGGCGCCGCGGCGGTCATCGCACTGACCCCGGGGCTGGGCGAGCTCGGCCGCATCGCCGACTGGTGGACACAGCCGATCGTCTACCAGAAGCTCGTTGTCTTCAGCCTGCTGTTCGAGATTCTGGGCCTGGGCTGCGGATCGGGTCCGCTGACCGCCCGCTTCTGGCCACCCATCGGCGGTGTCCTGTACTGGTTGCGGCCCAATACAATCCGATTGCCGCCCTGGCCGGGCAAGGTTCCGCTCACCCGCGGCGACACTCGCACCGTGGTCGACGTCGCGCTGTACGCCGCGGTGTTGGGCTCTGGCATCTGGGCGTTGCTGTCACCGGGGCAGGGCGACCCCGGCCCGGCGGGCCTGCTCGACCCGCTGCTGGTGGCGCCGATGATCGTCGCCCTGGTCCTGCCGGGTCTGCGGGACAAGACGATCTTTCTGGCCGCTCGTGCCGAGCATTACGGCCTGACCTTGCTCGTCTTCTTCTTTCCGTATGTGGACCAGATGGCTGCGTTCAAGCTCATCGTCCTTGGATTGTGGTGGGGTGCGGCCACATCCAAGCTCAACCACCACTTCCCGTATGTGGTCGCGGTGATGACGAGCAACAATGCCCTGCTGCGCTCGAAGATCTTCACCGGCCTCAAGCACCGGATGTACCGCGATCACATCAACGACCTGCGGCCCACTCGGATACCGCAGCTGATGGCACACGTCGGGGGCACCACAGCCGAATTCGTCGTGCCGGCGCTACTGGTGCTCGTTGCCGGCGATCACCCGTGGCGGTGGTTCCTGATCGCGTTCATGGTGATCTTCCACCTCAACATCCTGTCCAACCTCCCGATGGGAGTCCCGTTGGAATGGAACGTCTTCTTTCTCTTCTCGCTGTTCTTCCTGTTCGGGCAGCACCCCGAAGTCAGCGTCTACGACCTGAGGTCGCCGCTGTTGATGGCCATCTTGTTCACCGGGCTCATCGTGATCCCGGTGGCCGGAAACATGTTTCCGCAGCAGATTTCGTTCCTGCCGGCCATGCGCTATTACGCCGGAAACTGGGCGGCCAGCTTCTGGTGCTTTCGAGACGGCGCCGAGGACATCGTGGAGGCCAACGTGGTCAAGAGCTCGGCGCTGGTCATCAGCCAGTTGGCGAAGTTCTACGACCAGGCCACCGCCGATCTCGTCGCCGACAAAGTCCCGGGGGCGTTCCGGGCCATGCACCTGCAGGGCCGCGCACTGAACGGACTGTTGCCCCGGGCTTTAAACGGCGAGGCCAACGTGGCCGACTACAACATCCGCGACGGCGAGATCATCGCCGGCCCGCTGATCGGGTGGAACTTCGGCGAAGGCCACCTGCACAACGAGCAGCTGCTCGCGGCGGTGCAGCGCCGCTGCCACTTCGCCGAGGGTGACCTGCGGGTGATCGTGCTCGAAGGCCAACCCATCCATCGGCGAGAACAGGCCTACCGGATTGTCGACGCCAAATCTGGGCTGATCGAAGCGGGTTACGTGGCGGTGGCCGACATGCTCAGTCGCCAGCCGTGGCCCGAGCCGGGCGACGAGTTCCCGGTCCGCCGTACCGAGGGGCCTGTGGGGCGCATCACGCATTAG